From Verrucomicrobia bacterium S94, the proteins below share one genomic window:
- a CDS encoding TonB C-terminal domain-containing protein codes for MNRFQRKVALRVLGIHVGVILGLLLISSLKGCFRPKDKPEIVTFIEFGQAAPPVVVEQVQDMPEPPPEPEPAPAPEPEPVPTPLPEPVKKTIPAPKPKKEVPKPKPKEPEKPKWKPTPVDQIKKGRKIEPKAPPKPALSQKDLDRLNNVLSKEALPSSSAKPVENPGNPNEIAAYDAVIYSAFYNRWDRSGLSPTSRPAQVTLSINAAGRILTSRLSQSSGDSKFDAAVMLAVRSVTMLPRVPPRGYDLNNIIINFSITN; via the coding sequence ATGAATCGGTTCCAGCGTAAAGTTGCACTGCGCGTTCTCGGCATCCACGTCGGTGTCATCCTGGGTTTGCTGCTGATCAGTTCGTTAAAGGGATGTTTCCGTCCGAAGGATAAACCGGAAATTGTGACATTTATCGAATTCGGCCAGGCCGCTCCACCGGTGGTCGTGGAGCAGGTGCAGGATATGCCGGAACCTCCGCCGGAACCGGAGCCCGCCCCGGCGCCGGAACCAGAACCCGTTCCGACACCGCTTCCGGAGCCGGTGAAAAAAACAATTCCGGCACCGAAACCGAAAAAGGAGGTGCCGAAGCCGAAACCGAAGGAGCCGGAAAAGCCGAAATGGAAGCCGACTCCGGTGGACCAGATTAAAAAAGGCCGAAAAATTGAGCCCAAAGCGCCGCCGAAACCGGCGTTGAGCCAGAAGGATCTGGATCGGCTCAATAATGTGCTGTCTAAAGAGGCGTTGCCTTCATCTTCGGCAAAGCCGGTGGAGAATCCGGGGAATCCGAATGAAATTGCCGCTTATGATGCGGTGATTTACTCAGCATTTTATAACCGCTGGGACCGTTCGGGGCTTTCGCCCACATCCCGTCCTGCACAGGTGACGCTGTCGATTAACGCGGCCGGTCGAATTCTCACTTCACGGTTGAGTCAATCCAGCGGAGATTCTAAATTTGATGCAGCAGTGATGCTGGCGGTCCGGAGTGTTACCATGCTTCCACGGGTTCCGCCAAGAGGGTATGATCTGAATAATATTATCATTAATTTTTCTATTACAAACTGA
- a CDS encoding pyridoxine 5'-phosphate synthase codes for MKLGVNIDHVATLRQARGTVYPDPLDAAIHCARAGAHGITAHLREDRRHIQDDDIYRLKELQPLPLNMEMANVESIVEIALSVKPAEVCLVPEKRQELTTEGGLDVIGQFERMKETVTCLTEAGIEVSMFIDPDIETIVACKDLGAPTIELHTGAYCDAEPNERAVLIEQLIKAADHAHELGLKVNAGHGITMETLGGILCIPHLDTLNIGHSIICRSVFLGLEGAVREMLTGIQDYEG; via the coding sequence ATGAAACTAGGCGTTAATATTGACCATGTTGCCACCCTGCGCCAGGCGCGCGGAACCGTTTATCCCGATCCGCTGGATGCGGCCATTCATTGTGCCCGCGCCGGTGCGCACGGCATTACGGCCCATCTTCGCGAAGACCGCCGCCATATTCAGGACGATGATATCTATCGTCTGAAAGAGCTTCAGCCGCTGCCGCTCAATATGGAGATGGCCAATGTTGAATCGATTGTTGAGATTGCTCTCAGTGTCAAACCGGCGGAAGTCTGCCTGGTTCCCGAAAAACGCCAGGAACTCACTACCGAGGGCGGCCTGGATGTGATTGGCCAATTTGAGCGCATGAAAGAAACGGTGACCTGCCTTACTGAAGCCGGAATTGAAGTCAGTATGTTTATTGATCCCGACATCGAAACCATTGTCGCGTGCAAGGATCTTGGTGCGCCGACGATTGAGCTGCACACGGGCGCCTATTGCGATGCCGAGCCGAATGAGCGGGCGGTGTTGATTGAACAGTTGATCAAAGCGGCCGACCACGCGCACGAGCTTGGATTGAAAGTCAATGCCGGCCACGGTATCACTATGGAAACGCTGGGCGGCATCCTCTGTATTCCGCATCTCGATACGCTCAACATCGGCCACAGTATTATCTGCCGTTCGGTATTTCTCGGGCTGGAAGGTGCTGTCCGTGAAATGCTCACCGGCATACAGGATTATGAAGGCTGA
- a CDS encoding diguanylate cyclase, whose product MARQSPRRICDVLTRYPEAAPRWFGAPFLCMQLFVPVFAAQLDPVSSILSVVAAVAVSFITITLVASYYRFQSIVAQAEEHDPEEIGTSAEEVLRVQLARYLAGCARRGTSFTLALIRVAESGITVRMDSPIMYSLKDAVRRDDVACLYDPQTAVLLLESEPEDAESILNRIISYVDAHCTAVSSEILRVGMASYPGHGLSGKELVGVAVNALAEATLENPVVLPEIIDEEADEEDASEVAVQANAEEVSGVDDELAESHSKGWKERRRNAILDELTGVLKPSAISAYMQRSMSEFRRKKKNVALFCIGLNNMDHIARFHGEKAADDLMAGVSKILQEHLRADDLIGRHERYAYLVLAACSLEEAEIIGSRITRLVQQSEYVSGHKKLKTSITLGVATYPEHGRNLHHLYTAGQKVLDYNRANDIRAYAVYDPEIHDKVAARPMRNIKSAQA is encoded by the coding sequence ATGGCGCGCCAATCGCCGCGCCGTATTTGCGATGTATTAACCCGGTATCCAGAAGCGGCGCCTCGATGGTTCGGGGCGCCTTTTTTATGTATGCAGCTCTTCGTTCCAGTATTCGCGGCTCAGCTTGATCCTGTTTCCAGCATTCTCAGCGTGGTTGCGGCTGTTGCTGTATCTTTTATTACGATCACACTGGTTGCCAGTTATTATCGTTTTCAGAGTATTGTTGCACAGGCCGAAGAACATGATCCGGAAGAGATCGGAACATCCGCCGAAGAGGTGCTCCGGGTTCAGCTTGCCCGGTATCTGGCAGGATGTGCCCGGCGTGGAACATCTTTTACTCTTGCACTGATCCGTGTGGCGGAATCAGGCATCACTGTCCGCATGGACTCCCCGATTATGTATTCGCTGAAAGATGCAGTACGGCGCGATGATGTGGCCTGTCTGTATGATCCGCAGACCGCTGTGCTGCTTCTGGAGTCGGAGCCTGAAGATGCCGAATCTATTCTGAATCGTATTATCAGCTATGTCGATGCGCACTGCACAGCGGTTTCGTCCGAGATTCTGCGTGTGGGGATGGCTTCCTATCCGGGGCATGGACTGAGTGGTAAAGAGCTGGTCGGTGTTGCCGTGAATGCTCTGGCTGAAGCAACTCTTGAAAATCCGGTTGTGCTTCCGGAAATTATCGATGAAGAGGCTGATGAGGAGGACGCGTCCGAAGTTGCGGTTCAGGCCAATGCTGAAGAGGTCTCCGGGGTTGATGATGAGCTGGCGGAATCACATTCCAAAGGCTGGAAAGAGCGACGCCGGAACGCCATACTGGACGAGTTGACCGGAGTCCTGAAGCCTTCGGCCATATCGGCTTATATGCAGCGCAGTATGAGCGAGTTTCGGCGGAAAAAGAAAAACGTGGCTCTTTTCTGTATCGGGCTCAACAATATGGACCACATTGCCCGTTTTCATGGAGAAAAGGCTGCGGACGACCTAATGGCCGGGGTCAGTAAGATCCTGCAGGAGCATCTGCGCGCGGACGACCTGATCGGCCGGCATGAGCGTTATGCCTATCTGGTTCTGGCGGCGTGTTCGCTGGAAGAGGCTGAGATTATCGGCAGCCGCATTACGAGACTGGTCCAGCAGTCCGAGTATGTTTCCGGACATAAAAAACTCAAGACCTCCATTACGCTCGGAGTGGCTACCTATCCTGAACACGGCCGCAACCTTCATCATCTCTATACGGCCGGACAGAAGGTCCTTGATTACAACCGGGCGAACGATATCCGCGCATATGCGGTTTACGATCCGGAAATTCATGATAAAGTTGCCGCCAGACCTATGAGGAATATTAAATCGGCTCAGGCCTGA
- a CDS encoding thiazole synthase: protein MLNIGDQKLGSRLFLGTGKFSSTRAMIDAVKASGTELVTVALRRFNREQAEDDLYGPLSELKNVRLMPNTSGAMNAKEAIRAALLGRELSKSPFVKLEIHPNPHHLLPDPIETYEAAIELVKQEFLVLPYIPADPVLAKRLEDIGCAAVMPLGAAIGTGKGLSTAEMIRIIIRDANVPVVVDAGLRSPSEAACALEMGCDAVLVNSAIAAAENPAAMGAAFKTGVEAGRMAYNAGLMPTSEVAVASSPLTRFLSTSD, encoded by the coding sequence ATTTTAAACATTGGTGATCAGAAACTCGGCTCACGCCTGTTTCTTGGAACCGGTAAATTTTCAAGCACGCGGGCCATGATTGATGCTGTAAAAGCTTCAGGCACCGAACTCGTTACGGTTGCGCTGCGCCGGTTTAACCGGGAACAGGCGGAAGACGACCTCTACGGCCCCCTTTCTGAACTGAAGAATGTACGCCTCATGCCCAACACTTCCGGTGCCATGAATGCCAAAGAAGCCATCCGCGCCGCCCTGCTCGGTCGCGAATTAAGTAAAAGCCCGTTTGTTAAACTTGAAATCCATCCCAATCCGCATCACCTGCTGCCCGACCCGATCGAAACCTACGAAGCGGCCATTGAACTGGTGAAACAGGAGTTTCTGGTTCTCCCGTATATTCCGGCCGATCCGGTCCTGGCCAAACGCCTCGAAGATATCGGCTGCGCGGCCGTCATGCCGCTCGGCGCCGCTATCGGAACCGGTAAAGGCCTCTCCACCGCCGAAATGATCAGAATCATTATCCGCGATGCCAACGTTCCGGTCGTCGTCGACGCCGGTCTCCGCTCCCCATCCGAAGCCGCCTGTGCGCTGGAAATGGGCTGCGATGCTGTCCTCGTCAATTCCGCCATCGCCGCCGCCGAAAATCCGGCAGCTATGGGTGCCGCCTTCAAAACCGGCGTCGAAGCCGGCCGAATGGCCTACAATGCCGGCCTCATGCCGACTTCCGAAGTCGCGGTGGCCAGCTCTCCTCTAACCCGTTTTCTTTCGACAAGTGATTAG
- the pal gene encoding peptidoglycan-associated lipoprotein Pal, with product MGEYALSDVDGLPADGDRSVVDPVYFAYDSSQVNPEEAGKVEKVAELLNKNKWQGVIVEGHTDERGSREYNLALGERRALAVRDYLISLGVDPSKIQTKSYGEEMPDNMGHDESAWRANRRAVFAMY from the coding sequence ATGGGTGAATATGCCCTGAGTGATGTGGATGGCCTTCCGGCGGACGGGGATCGTTCGGTGGTTGATCCGGTTTATTTCGCCTACGACAGTTCGCAGGTTAATCCTGAAGAAGCCGGGAAGGTCGAGAAAGTGGCTGAACTGCTCAATAAAAACAAATGGCAGGGTGTCATTGTTGAAGGGCATACGGATGAGCGTGGAAGCCGGGAATACAACCTGGCGCTGGGCGAACGCCGGGCGCTGGCGGTTCGCGACTATCTGATCAGCCTCGGTGTTGATCCTTCTAAAATTCAGACGAAGAGTTACGGTGAAGAAATGCCCGATAACATGGGGCACGATGAAAGTGCATGGCGCGCCAATCGCCGCGCCGTATTTGCGATGTATTAA
- a CDS encoding phenylalanine--tRNA ligase subunit alpha produces the protein MNLQELNEIKTRALAAAQAAADAEALEAVRIEYLARKGLLPKVMQELKNVPAEEKPVFGKTVNELKKELTELIKTKQAEFTAGGDTAGAGFDLTQPGQWQGLGTRHPITQITDRITRIFQTLGFTVADGPDIETVFNNFDALNTPADHSSRDEQDTFYLNNGDLMRCHTSPVQVRYMMANKPPVRIISPGRCYRRDTPDATHSANFHQVEGLFVDENVSLADLKGTLSYFARELMGPGVKVRFRPHFFPFTEPSVEVDFTCHVCNGKGCRVCKNSGWIEILGAGMVDPNVFRNVGYDASKVTGFAFGMGIERITMILYGISDIRNLYENDVRFLSQF, from the coding sequence ATGAATTTACAGGAACTCAACGAGATAAAAACCCGTGCGCTCGCCGCAGCGCAGGCCGCCGCTGATGCCGAAGCACTGGAGGCGGTTCGTATTGAATATCTGGCCCGAAAAGGCCTTTTGCCGAAAGTGATGCAGGAACTCAAGAATGTGCCCGCAGAAGAAAAACCGGTTTTCGGGAAAACCGTCAATGAACTCAAAAAGGAACTGACGGAACTGATCAAAACCAAACAGGCCGAATTTACAGCCGGCGGAGATACCGCTGGAGCCGGGTTTGATCTGACGCAGCCGGGTCAGTGGCAGGGCTTGGGAACCCGGCATCCGATCACCCAGATTACCGACCGCATCACACGGATCTTTCAGACCCTGGGATTCACTGTGGCCGACGGTCCGGACATTGAAACGGTTTTTAACAATTTTGACGCCCTTAATACACCAGCCGACCATTCGTCACGCGACGAACAGGATACCTTCTACCTGAACAACGGCGACCTGATGCGTTGCCACACGTCTCCGGTACAGGTGCGGTATATGATGGCGAACAAACCGCCGGTTCGCATCATTTCTCCCGGCCGCTGCTATCGCCGCGACACACCGGACGCCACCCACTCGGCGAACTTCCATCAGGTGGAAGGTCTTTTTGTGGATGAAAATGTTTCGCTGGCTGACCTTAAGGGTACACTGTCCTATTTCGCACGCGAACTGATGGGACCCGGAGTGAAAGTTCGCTTCCGCCCGCACTTTTTCCCGTTCACCGAACCCAGCGTGGAAGTTGACTTCACTTGTCACGTCTGCAACGGCAAAGGTTGCCGCGTCTGTAAAAACAGCGGATGGATTGAAATTCTCGGTGCCGGTATGGTGGATCCCAATGTTTTCCGGAATGTCGGCTACGATGCTTCTAAAGTCACCGGGTTCGCATTCGGCATGGGCATTGAGCGGATCACCATGATTCTCTACGGCATAAGCGATATCCGTAACCTGTACGAAAACGACGTACGATTTCTCTCTCAGTTTTAG
- the thiS gene encoding sulfur carrier protein ThiS: MTRKGMDEMKLTVNGEEHDHQGDGSIDALLEELGAKKEHTALMLNGTVIPSEDWNATTLKENDEIEMLVFVGGG, translated from the coding sequence ATGACCCGGAAAGGAATGGATGAAATGAAACTTACCGTCAACGGAGAAGAACACGATCACCAGGGCGACGGCTCCATTGATGCCCTGCTCGAAGAACTCGGTGCCAAAAAGGAACACACCGCTTTGATGCTGAACGGAACGGTGATTCCTTCCGAAGACTGGAACGCCACCACACTGAAGGAAAACGACGAAATCGAAATGCTCGTTTTCGTTGGAGGCGGGTGA
- the thiH gene encoding 2-iminoacetate synthase ThiH, with protein MNKNLPDWLNPEPWLGLAFSTADIERAINADSPNEKTLAALLSPQAADYLEPMARRAQAITRRHFGRTISLYTPLYLSNFCNGGCLYCGLAADRRAQRAVLDETQLHRELEAIKKMHFEELVLLTGERMPEADVPYLEKSISIAAEYMANVTIEVFPMSEPEYRTLADAGCTGVTLYQETYNPVVYEHMHRWGDKRDFGNRLDAPDRALRGGMRSVGIGALLGLADPVFDMLCVYRHAKYLLKNYWQAGVSISFPRIRPQMGGFQADFPVDEKMLAQYIFAMRIVLPEIPLVLSTREPRRMRDGLAGVGISKMSIASKTTVGGYSADAEESTEQFEISDERKIPEFCDMLRAKGLEPVFKNWDATYREPAHYEKS; from the coding sequence ATGAATAAAAACTTACCTGACTGGCTGAATCCCGAGCCGTGGCTCGGCCTCGCGTTCTCGACCGCGGACATTGAGCGAGCGATCAATGCCGATTCCCCCAATGAAAAAACACTGGCGGCGCTGCTGTCGCCTCAGGCGGCCGACTACCTCGAACCGATGGCCCGGCGGGCACAGGCAATCACCCGCCGTCATTTCGGCCGGACGATTTCGCTCTATACTCCGCTTTATCTCTCCAACTTCTGCAATGGCGGCTGCCTCTACTGCGGTCTCGCGGCCGATCGCCGCGCACAGCGGGCCGTACTCGACGAAACCCAGCTGCACCGGGAACTGGAAGCCATTAAAAAAATGCACTTCGAAGAGCTGGTACTGCTCACCGGCGAACGCATGCCGGAAGCGGATGTCCCCTACCTGGAAAAGAGTATTTCAATAGCCGCGGAATATATGGCCAATGTCACCATTGAAGTTTTTCCGATGTCTGAACCGGAATACCGCACTCTGGCCGACGCCGGGTGCACCGGCGTGACGCTCTATCAGGAAACCTACAATCCCGTTGTGTACGAGCATATGCACCGCTGGGGCGACAAGCGTGATTTCGGCAACCGGCTCGATGCTCCGGATCGCGCATTGCGCGGCGGCATGCGTTCTGTAGGCATTGGCGCACTGCTGGGACTGGCCGATCCGGTATTCGATATGCTGTGTGTATACCGTCATGCCAAATATCTGCTGAAAAACTACTGGCAGGCCGGAGTCTCCATCTCTTTTCCGCGCATTCGGCCGCAAATGGGCGGTTTCCAGGCCGACTTCCCGGTCGATGAAAAAATGCTGGCGCAATATATTTTCGCCATGCGGATCGTCCTCCCGGAAATTCCGCTGGTACTTTCCACCCGCGAACCGCGCCGCATGCGCGATGGCCTGGCCGGAGTCGGCATTTCAAAAATGAGTATTGCCAGCAAAACCACCGTTGGCGGCTACAGCGCTGACGCCGAGGAATCGACCGAACAGTTCGAAATCTCCGACGAACGCAAGATTCCCGAATTCTGCGATATGCTGCGTGCAAAAGGCCTCGAACCAGTCTTTAAAAACTGGGATGCCACCTATCGCGAACCCGCCCATTACGAAAAATCCTGA
- a CDS encoding ATP-dependent 6-phosphofructokinase — protein MADLKIHKAETLGEATFDSPLKDSIIRFYSGEAIACNDRTKELGRLEHISDIEYFELAGPREKLFFNPAEVTVGIVTCGGLCPGLNDVIRALTFCCEESYGVKRVLGFKYGYEGLVAKYYHYPIELTTDNTDEIHEKGGTILKSSRGRQDDDEIINTLVHYGVNILFTIGGDGTLRGSRDIVNRLRERNIPIAVVGIPKTIDNDISLIQRSFGFETAVEATWDIITNAHNEARAYKNGVGLVKLMGRESGWIAASAALANSAVNFCLVPEVQFDLHGPGGFLEVLEKRLKRKEHAVVVVAEGAGQYLFNETDNGTDKSGNKRLKDIGLLLKDEINSYFASRGQEVNVKYFDPSYNIRSRRANANDSMYCLQLGNNAVHAAMAGCTNMIVGMHHGRLVHLPISMIGERKFIDPKGWFWQTVLQATHQPTNMCN, from the coding sequence ATGGCCGACCTGAAGATTCACAAAGCGGAAACCCTCGGCGAAGCCACCTTCGATTCGCCGCTCAAAGACAGTATCATTCGCTTTTACAGCGGAGAAGCGATTGCCTGCAATGATCGGACCAAAGAGCTCGGCAGACTTGAGCACATTTCGGATATCGAATACTTCGAACTTGCAGGTCCGCGTGAAAAACTGTTTTTCAATCCGGCGGAAGTCACGGTCGGCATTGTAACCTGCGGCGGCCTCTGCCCGGGACTGAACGATGTCATCCGCGCATTGACCTTCTGCTGTGAAGAAAGCTACGGCGTAAAACGGGTGCTCGGTTTTAAATATGGTTATGAAGGCCTCGTGGCCAAGTATTACCACTACCCGATTGAGCTCACGACCGATAACACCGATGAGATCCACGAGAAAGGCGGAACCATTCTCAAATCATCCCGCGGCAGGCAGGATGACGATGAAATTATCAATACGCTCGTCCACTACGGAGTGAACATTCTCTTCACGATCGGCGGCGACGGCACCCTGCGGGGCTCACGCGATATTGTTAACAGACTCAGAGAACGCAATATTCCGATCGCCGTCGTCGGCATACCCAAAACCATCGATAACGACATCAGCCTGATTCAGCGCTCGTTCGGTTTCGAAACCGCAGTGGAGGCCACGTGGGATATCATCACCAATGCCCACAACGAAGCCCGGGCCTATAAAAACGGCGTCGGCCTCGTTAAACTGATGGGCCGCGAATCGGGCTGGATCGCCGCCTCGGCCGCGCTGGCCAACAGCGCGGTGAATTTCTGCCTCGTTCCGGAAGTGCAGTTCGACCTCCATGGCCCCGGCGGCTTTCTTGAAGTTCTGGAAAAACGGCTGAAACGCAAGGAACACGCCGTCGTAGTGGTAGCCGAAGGTGCCGGGCAGTATCTTTTCAATGAAACCGACAACGGGACGGATAAATCAGGTAATAAACGACTGAAAGACATCGGTCTGCTATTGAAGGATGAAATCAATAGTTATTTCGCCAGCCGGGGACAGGAAGTAAACGTCAAATATTTTGATCCAAGCTACAACATCCGCAGCCGCCGGGCCAACGCCAACGACTCGATGTATTGTCTGCAGCTCGGAAACAACGCGGTTCATGCCGCCATGGCCGGCTGCACCAACATGATTGTCGGGATGCATCACGGCCGTCTCGTGCACCTCCCGATTTCCATGATCGGTGAACGTAAATTCATTGATCCCAAAGGATGGTTCTGGCAGACCGTACTGCAGGCCACGCATCAGCCGACCAACATGTGCAATTAA
- a CDS encoding NAD(P)H-hydrate dehydratase, with protein MITRISTMKIVSSEEMRELDRRTIEAGIPGEELMYAAGEGLAAAIRTLAGNHQLVDSPVLFVAGSGNNGGDAFVAALLLYEDGWPVECWLAASENKVRGDALIWLKKMKKAGVPFQTLETSDHWKAAAESGTDAEILVDGLLGTGISGAPRGVIADAVSFIDSQADRSLVVAIDMPSAMAVRADLTVTMGLPKVESIEPEHLDCVGNIEVVDIGIPPEFIEETAGDGARALIHPSDLAELFPRRPRDTHKGSYGHVLCIGGSKGFSGAITMAAKTAVHSGTGLVSVFVPEAIHALVAPAVPEAMVHSGMPENDWTAILAGCGMGRSATTKEQVLQLLETSSVPVILDADAITVMAGQTEALASAACPLILTPHPGEFARLFGLKVEDVQDDRFGMARMAADRLGATVVLKGAGTLVASPGVPAAVNMTGNPGMASGGSGDVLAGLIAGLAAQSINPFEAACAGVWLHGRAGDLAAAEKSQASIAATDIIEKLPEAFREISCR; from the coding sequence ATGATCACGCGGATCTCAACAATGAAAATTGTCTCCTCAGAAGAAATGCGCGAGCTCGACCGGCGTACTATTGAAGCCGGGATTCCCGGCGAAGAACTGATGTATGCTGCCGGCGAAGGGCTCGCCGCTGCGATCAGAACGCTGGCCGGAAATCATCAGCTGGTTGATTCCCCTGTTCTTTTTGTTGCCGGTTCGGGCAATAACGGAGGCGATGCCTTTGTTGCAGCACTGCTGCTCTATGAGGATGGCTGGCCGGTGGAATGCTGGCTCGCGGCTTCTGAAAACAAGGTCAGGGGCGATGCTTTGATCTGGTTGAAAAAAATGAAAAAAGCCGGTGTTCCTTTTCAGACACTGGAAACATCCGATCATTGGAAAGCAGCTGCCGAAAGTGGAACTGATGCCGAAATTCTGGTGGACGGTCTGCTGGGCACCGGCATATCCGGTGCGCCGCGCGGTGTGATTGCGGATGCTGTTTCATTTATCGATTCCCAGGCGGATCGTTCGCTGGTGGTGGCCATCGATATGCCTTCAGCGATGGCGGTACGCGCTGACCTGACCGTCACCATGGGACTTCCCAAAGTCGAAAGTATTGAGCCGGAACATCTCGACTGTGTCGGGAATATCGAGGTTGTTGATATAGGTATCCCGCCGGAGTTTATTGAAGAGACCGCCGGAGATGGAGCCCGGGCCTTGATTCATCCCTCCGATTTAGCGGAACTGTTCCCACGGCGGCCGCGCGATACGCATAAAGGTTCTTATGGTCATGTACTTTGCATCGGCGGCAGTAAAGGATTCAGCGGGGCGATAACGATGGCCGCAAAAACGGCGGTGCATTCGGGAACCGGACTGGTGTCTGTGTTTGTGCCTGAAGCCATTCATGCGCTGGTGGCGCCGGCGGTGCCGGAGGCGATGGTGCATTCGGGCATGCCGGAAAACGACTGGACCGCCATTCTTGCAGGATGCGGAATGGGGCGTTCCGCCACGACAAAGGAGCAGGTTTTACAGCTGCTTGAAACATCATCTGTTCCGGTGATTCTGGATGCGGATGCGATCACCGTCATGGCCGGTCAGACCGAAGCGCTGGCTTCGGCGGCATGTCCGCTTATTCTGACCCCGCATCCCGGAGAATTTGCCCGGCTGTTCGGCTTGAAAGTGGAAGACGTGCAGGATGATCGTTTCGGTATGGCGCGTATGGCAGCCGATCGGCTAGGAGCGACGGTTGTGCTCAAGGGAGCAGGAACGCTGGTGGCGTCTCCGGGAGTTCCGGCTGCTGTGAATATGACCGGTAATCCGGGAATGGCTTCAGGCGGTTCCGGTGATGTGCTGGCCGGGCTTATTGCCGGGCTGGCAGCGCAGAGCATTAATCCGTTCGAAGCGGCATGTGCCGGTGTGTGGCTTCATGGCAGAGCGGGGGATCTGGCCGCCGCTGAAAAGTCGCAGGCATCCATTGCCGCAACGGATATCATTGAAAAGCTGCCCGAAGCGTTTCGTGAAATTTCCTGTCGGTGA
- a CDS encoding biopolymer transporter ExbD, with protein MARRTSLVNLNQISDINMTPLMDLTFILLITFIITFPLIEQGITINLPKGKAADMMETQTRSISLNLQKQLYLDDVPVSEDELRTQMTRIGIDDPNTTIYVRADRQLPYGDVVAVMKILHDANITKMALVTEAEQ; from the coding sequence ATGGCTCGAAGAACCAGTCTTGTGAATCTGAACCAGATCAGCGACATCAATATGACGCCGCTGATGGACCTGACGTTTATTCTGCTGATTACGTTTATTATTACGTTTCCGTTGATTGAACAGGGCATTACCATCAATCTGCCGAAGGGCAAAGCGGCGGATATGATGGAGACGCAGACGCGCTCCATCAGCCTGAATCTGCAGAAACAGCTCTATCTCGATGACGTACCGGTTTCTGAAGATGAGCTGCGTACACAGATGACCCGGATTGGGATCGATGATCCGAATACGACGATTTACGTCCGGGCCGACCGGCAACTGCCCTACGGTGATGTGGTGGCCGTCATGAAAATTCTGCACGATGCGAATATCACAAAAATGGCGCTGGTGACGGAGGCAGAACAGTAG
- a CDS encoding biopolymer transporter ExbB, with protein sequence MQIFDTMLLSLPIADVSSAFWDSTLPGKAITILLFLGSAMAWTIMYTKGVQLRMASRTTIVFLEAFREGRNNPTALYAREEEYPATPLNEIYLAGCIALGDELAARGIDPDDALMDETASELHRRLTLNQLETIRAVVDRHVADEALKLEEQMGLLATAVSAAPFLGLLGTVWGVMDAFSGMAISGSAALSAVAPGISGALLTTIVGLIVALPSMVGYNMLSSHIRRISVQMDNFAQEFTSAIQNTYVIEG encoded by the coding sequence ATGCAAATTTTTGATACGATGCTGCTTTCGCTGCCGATTGCCGATGTCAGTTCCGCATTCTGGGACAGTACACTGCCGGGTAAAGCGATTACGATCCTGCTCTTTCTGGGCTCTGCGATGGCCTGGACGATTATGTATACCAAGGGCGTGCAGTTGCGGATGGCCAGCCGGACTACGATCGTTTTTCTGGAGGCCTTCCGTGAAGGCAGGAATAATCCGACCGCTCTGTATGCGCGGGAGGAGGAGTATCCTGCCACGCCGCTCAATGAAATTTATCTGGCCGGATGTATTGCTCTTGGCGATGAACTGGCTGCACGGGGGATTGACCCGGACGATGCGCTGATGGATGAAACCGCATCGGAGCTGCATCGGCGTCTGACCTTGAATCAGCTGGAAACGATCCGGGCCGTAGTGGATCGTCATGTGGCCGATGAAGCGCTGAAACTTGAGGAACAGATGGGGCTGCTGGCCACGGCCGTCAGTGCCGCGCCGTTTCTCGGGCTGCTCGGTACCGTCTGGGGGGTGATGGATGCCTTCAGCGGAATGGCGATTTCCGGTTCGGCGGCGCTTTCCGCAGTTGCTCCGGGTATTTCCGGCGCCCTGCTGACGACCATTGTCGGCCTTATTGTGGCGCTGCCTTCGATGGTGGGCTATAATATGCTGTCTTCGCATATCCGCCGGATTTCCGTGCAGATGGACAACTTTGCTCAGGAATTCACCTCCGCCATTCAGAATACGTACGTGATTGAAGGGTGA